The Anaeromyxobacter sp. Fw109-5 genomic interval GCGCGGCGCCGCCGCGAGCGCGATCGCCAGCGCGACCGCGACGGCGGCCACGGCGAGGGCGGCGAGGCGGGCGCGGCGGGTCACTGCGCCTCTCTATCCGGAACGTCCCGGGGCCGCCAGCGCGGCGCCGCGTCCCGCGTCCACGGCGCGCGGCGGGCGCTGCGAGCGCCGCGGCGGGCGGTGTATAACCGCCGGACCATGCCCGTCGTCAGACTCAGCCAGGCGTTCGTCCCCACCCTGAAGGAAGCCCCCGCCGACGCCCAGGTCGCGAGCCACAAGCTGCTCGTCCGCGCCGGCTTCATCCGCCAGCTCGGGGCCGGGATCTACGACTACCTGCCGCTCGCGAAGCGCACGCTCGCCAAGATCGAGGCCATCGTCCGCGAGGAGATGGACGCCATCGGCGGCCAGGAGTTCTACCTGCCCGCCCTCCACCCCGCGGAGATCTGGAAGGAGTCCGGCCGCTGGGAGGTGATGGGCGACAACATGTTCCGGCTGAAGGACCGCAAGAACGGCGACTACTGCCTCGGCATGACGCACGAGGAGATCTTCACCGCCATCGCCCGCGACGAGCTCCGCTCGTACCGGCAGCTCCCGCAGGTCTGGTACCAGATCCAGACCAAGTTCCGCGACGAGCCGCGCCCCAAGTCCGGCCTCCTGCGCGTGCGCCAGTTCACCATGAAGGACGCCTACTCCTTCGACGTGGACCGCGCCGGGCTCGACAAGAGCTACGAGGACCAGCGCCGCGCCTACGAGCGCATCTTCACCCGGTGCGGCCTCGACTTCGTGGCGGTGCAGGCGCACTCCGGGGCGATGGGTGGCAGCGAGTCGTCCGAGTTCATGGTGCGCACCGACGCGGGCGAGGACCTCGTGGCGGCGTGCCCCAGGTGCCGCTACGCCGCGAACACCGAGACCGCCACCTCCCGGCTCGCGTCCGAGCAGGACGGCGCGGGGCTCCCGAAGCCCGAGAAGTTCGCCACCCCGGGCGTCGTGACCATCGAGGCGCTCGAGCAGCCGCCCTACGGCGTCGCCGCGAGGCGGCAGCTCAAGACGCTCGTCTACGTCGCCGACGAGAAGCTGGTCGTCGCGGTGGTGCGCGGCGACCAGGAGCTGAACGAGGCGAAGCTCCAGACGGCGACCGGCGCGCAGGTGATCCGCCCGGCGCACCCCGAGGAGATCCCGTCGCTCATGGGCGCGCGCGCGGGATCGCTCGGCGCGGTGGGCTTCTCCAGGGCGAAGGTGTTCGTCGATCCCTCCCTCGCCGACCGCAAGGACATGGTCACCGGCGCGAACGAGGACGGCTTCCACCTGCGCGGCGTGGAGGTGCGTCGCGACGTGCTCACCGGCCCGCACGCGACCGTCGCCGAGCTGCGCACGGTCCGCGCCGGCGAAGGCTGCCCGCGCTGCGACGGCACGCTCGACGTCTTCAAGGCGCTCGAGGTCGGCCACATCTTCAAGCTCGGCACCAAGTACTCGGAGTCGATGAAGGCGACCGTGCTCGACGCGGACGGCAAGGCCGTCCCCATCGTGATGGGCAGCTACGGCATCGGCGTCGAGCGCATCATGGCCGCGGCGATCGAGCTGCACCACGACGAGCTCGGCATCCGCTGGCCGCCCGCCATCGCGCCGTTCCAGGCGACCGTGCTCACCCTCGGGCCCGAGCCGGAGCTGAAGAAGGCCGCCGACGAGCTCGTGAAGGCGCTCTCGGACGCCGGGCTCGAGGTGCTCCACGACGATCGCGAGGAGCGCGCGGGCGTGAAGTTCAAGGACGCCGACCTGGTGGGCATCCCCCTGCGCATCTCGGTCGGGAAGAAGGGGCTCGCGGAGGGCAAGGTGGAGTGGAAGCTCCGCGGGGACAAGGCGGTCGAGCTCGTGCCGCTGGCCGAGGTGGCGCGCCGCGCCGCCGAGCACGTGCGGGCGGGGAGGTAGCCGGGCGTGCGCGCGCGGCTCTCGGTCGGGCGCGACGGCGAGGTCCTCGTGCCGCCGCGCGAGGCGGAGGCGCTCGGGCTCGGCGGCGGCGGGGAGGTCGACCTCGTCTCCGCCCGCGGCGCGTTCGCGCTGCTCGTGCCCGCCCGCGGGGACGAGGCGCCGCGGGCCTGGTTCGCGGGGTCGCTCGCGGCCCTCACCGTGCCGGAGGTGATCCAGTTCGTCTTCACCTCCCTGAAGACCGGCGTGCTCCTCCTCGCCTTCGGCGAGGACGCGGCCCGCGCCGCGCCCGACACGCCCGACCGGCTGCGCCGCAAGAGCATCTACTTCCGCGACGGGCAGGTGGTGTTCGCCTCGTCGAGCGACCCCTCCGATCGGCTCGGGCCGGTCCTCCTGCGCGAGGGGCTCGTCGGGGAGGAGGAGCTCGCGCGCTGCGCCCGCCTCGCCCGCGCCGGGCGCCCGCTCGGGCAGGTCCTCGTGGACGAGGGCGTCCTCGGGCCCGGCCAGCTCTACGAGGGCGTCACGCGGCAGGTCCGCGAGATCGTCCTCGGCGCGTTCGCGGAGCTGACCGGCGAGTTCGCGTTCCTCGAGGGCCCGGTGGACGACGCCACCGCGGTGAAGCTGCCGGAGCGGACCCGGGAGCTCCTCCTCGCGGGGATGAAGCGCCTCGAGGAGGCGGAGGCGGCGCGCGCCGCCGCCACCACCCCCGGGCCGGGCGAGCCCGAGGTCACCATCGAGATCGCGCCGCCCGAGCCCGCCGCGCCCGCGCGCGCGAGCGGGCCCTTCGAGACCTACCGGCGCATCTTCCGGCGCGTGCACGCGGCGCTCGCCGCGGTCACCCCCGACGCCGCGGATCGCCTGAACGGCTACCTGGCCCAGCTCCCGGACAAGCGCCGCGCCCCGTTCGCGGGGGTGCACGTCCAGCACGACGGCGACCTCGACGTCGCGCAGGTGCTCGGGAACGTGAGCGCGGCCGGTGCCCACCGCGGGGCGGCGGCGCGGGCGCGGGCGCTCGAGGCGCTCGACGAGCTGCTCGCGTTCGCGCTGTTCGAGGCCAAGAACCGGCTGCCGCGCGAGGAGGCCGAGCGGCTCCTGCGCGAGGTGGGCCGGATGCAGGTGGGGAAGGGGTAGGTCGGGGTCCCTCGACTCCGCTCCACCGCGGGGCGGCGGGGCTACGCTCGGGATGACCGGCCTCAGGAGATCCAGGTCGGGGTCGGGGTCGGGGTCGGGGTCGAGATCGACGTCCGGAAGTGGTTCGCTCGCCCTGAGCTTGTCGAAGGGCGAGCGGCCGAGCTCGGCGGCCGAGGGCCGCGGGCGCCATGGGTCGTTCACACGGAGGAGCCAACCGCATGCAGCCCAAGGACCGCATCTGCGCCGCCATCGACTTTCCGTCCTGGTCCGCCGCCGAGCCGTTCGCGCGCGCGGTGGCGCCCGAGGTCGGCATGCTCAAGGTCGGCCTGGAGCTGTTCGTCGCCGAGGGTCCGCCCGTGGTGCGCGCCGCCGCGGCGCTCGGGAGGCCCGTGTTCCTCGACCTGAAGCTCCACGACATCCCCAACACCGTGGAGGGCGCGGCCCGCTCGGCGGCGGCGAGCGGCGCGTCGCTCCTCACGGTGCACGCCTCCGGGGGCGCGGAGATGGTCCGCGCCGCCGTGCGCGGCGCGGGCCCGGGCGTGCGGGTGCTCGCGGTGACGGTGCTCACGAGCCTCGACGCGGCCGCGCTCGACGCGATCGGCCTCGCCGGTCCGCCCGAGGACGCGGTGGTGCGGCTCGCGAGGCTCGCGGTCGGGGCCGGTGCCGGCGGCATCGTCTGCTCCCCGCACGAGGTCGCCGCCGTCCGCGCGGCGGTCGGCGCCGGCCCGCTCCTCGTCATCCCCGGCGTGCGCCCCGCGGGCGCCGCGAAGGGCGATCAGGCCCGCGTCGCGACGCCCGCCGAGGCGGTGCGCTCCGGCGCGGACGTGCTCGTCATCGGCCGCCCCCTGCGCGAGGGTGGCGATCCCGGCGCCGCGGCGCGGGCGATCGCGGGGACGCTGTAGCGGGCGCTCGAATCGCGTCGGGCGGGGACGCCACGGTGCGCGCTCGCGCCGCCGATTATCCTCGGCGCATGCCCGAGCTCTTCCCCGGCTTCACGGTCCACGATCTCGAGACCCGCGGCGCGCGGATCCACGCGCGGGCCGGCGGGAGCGGGCCGCCGGTGCTCCTGCTCCACGGCTACCCGCAGACCCACGCCATCTGGCACCGGGTGGCGGGGCCGCTCGCCGCGCGGTTCAGCGTGGTCGCCGCCGATCTGCGGGGCTACGGCGACAGCGGGAAGCCCCCGAGCGCGCCGGACCACGCTCCGTACTCGAAGCGCGCGATGGCGCAGGACCTCGTGGAGGCGATGGGCCTGCTCGGCTTCGAGTCGTTCCACGTCGTCGGCCACGACCGCGGGGCGCGCGTCGGGCACCGGCTCTCGGTCGATCACGCCGCGCGCGCACGCTCCCTGACCGTCCTCGACATCGCGCCGACCCTCGCCATGTACGAGCAGACCGACATGGACTTCGCGAGGGCGTACTACCACTGGTTCTTCCTCATCCAGCCCGAGCCCTTGCCGGAGCGGCTCATCGGCGCGGACCCCGGGTTCTTCCTGCGCGAGAAGCTGCGCGGCTGGAGCCAGGGCCGCTGGCCGTTCGAGGCCGCCGCCTTCGCCGAGTACCTGCGGTGCTTCGAGGACCCCGCCACGATCCACGCGTCGTGCGAGGACTACCGCGCCGCGGCGACGATCGACCTGGAGCACGATCGCGCGGACCGGGACGCCGGACGCCGGGTGCGCTGCCCGGTGCTCGCGTCGTGGGGCGAGCGCGGAACCGTCCATCGATGCTTCCGGCCGCTGGAGGAGTGGCGGCGCGTGGCCGACGGGGACGTCGGCGGCGGCCCGCTGCCCTCCGGCCACTACCTGCCGGAGGAGGTGCCGGAGCTGCTGCTGCGGGAGCTGCTGCCGTTCCTCGAGCGCGCGGAGACGGCTCCGCGCGCTTGACGCGCTCGGACGTCGCCCGGCGCGGCGCGGGCGTCGAATCGCTCTCACACTCGGCTGACCTGCACCCCCTGGGACGATCCGCCGGCGCGCTCCAGCGTCGAGGCGGCCCACCTTCGCGCGGCGCGCGCGGGCGCCGCGATTACCACCCGCCTGCGATCGAAAGGAGCCTGACGATGCCCCTCCGAATCAACGACGAGGCGCCGAACTTCACGGCGCAGACCACCCAGGGCCCGATCGACTTCCACCAGTGGATCGGGAACCAGTGGGTGATCCTCTTCTCTCACCCCAAGGACTTCACGCCGGTGTGCACCACGGAGCTCGGCTACATGGCGCGCATCAAGCCCGAGTTCGACAGGCGCAACACGAAGGTCATCGGCCTGAGCGTGGACTCCGTCGCGGACCACGCGAGGTGGGCGCACGACATCCAGGAGACCCAGGGCGCGGCGCCCAACTACCCCATCATCGGCGACGCCGACTTCGAGGTCTCGAAGCTCTACGACATGCTGCCGGCGACGGTCAGCGGCGACGCCAAGGCGCGCACGCCGGCCGACAACCAGACGGTGCGCACCGTCTTCCTCATCGGGCCGGACAAGAGGATCAAGCTCATCCTGATGTACCCGATGACCACCGGTCGCAACTTCGACGAGGTGCTCCGGGTCCTGGACTCCATCCAGCTCACGGCCAAGTACCGGGTGGCGACTCCCGCGAACTGGCATCAGGGCGACGACGTCATCATCGCCGGCTCCGTGAGCGACGAAGAGGCGAGGAGGCAGTACCCGGAGGGCTGGCGCGCCCCCCGGCCTTACCTCCGCTTCGTTCACCAGCCGACCCGGTAGTCCTCCAGGCGCGTCCGCGACCCCGCCATCCACCTCATCGAGCGCCGCGGCGAGCATCCGCACACGCTCGGTGTCGGCGTGAGGCGAGCGCGGGCGCTCGGTCCTTGCTTGCACGGCCGACACGCGGCCCGGCCGCGTCGGAGCTATGCGCCCAGCGCCGCCCCGAGACGCTCGAGGATCGCGGGCCAGCCTCCCTTCATCCCCTCCCAGGCGCCACGGGCGAGGGGCGAGTCGAGATCGAACCCCTCGTGCGTGAGGGACAGACGAGTGCCCTCGCCCTCCGCGGAGAGGCGCCACGTGACGGTGGTGTCGAGCGAGCCGGTCGCGAACCGGTAGCTGAACAGCCGCTCGTGCTCGACCGCGGTCACCTCGCACGGCTGCTTTCCGAACCTGCCCATGTCGAGCGTGAAGCGGTGGCCGACCACGGGGCGCACGTCGCCGGCGGCCCACCACCTCGCGTGGAGCTCGGGGTCGGTGAGGGCGCGCCACACCGCGGCCGGTGGGTGGGGATAGACGTGCTCGAGGTGGATCATCCCGGGGGTGCTCATCGCGTCTTCTCCTTGTCGAGGACTTCGCCGAGGGCCACGAGCCGGCGCTCCCAGTAGCGCGAGAACGCCTCGAGCCACGTGTCCACCTCGGAGAGGGGACGGGGATCGAGGTGGTAATACCGCTCGCGTCCGCGCGGCTCCTCGCGGACGAGCCGCGCCTGGCGCAGCACCTGGAGGTGCTCCGAGATGGCCGGCCGCCCCACGTCGAAGCCGGCGGCGAGGTCCTTCACGGCGCGAGGACCCTTCCGGAGCTGCATCAGGATGTTTCGGCGGACGGGATTCGCGAGCGCCGAGAACACGTCGGGCTGCGGCATGCAGGGAAACATAGGTCGGGAGATCCCGACGCGTCAACAGAACCCGACGCGTCGCTCCGCGGCCGCTCCGCTCTTGCTCCGGGGCGGGCGCGCGAGCCCGGCGCTCGCCGGGGAGCCGCGCCTGGACAAGCGTCGGTCGAGGGTCTAAACGACCGTGCGCGATTCGGAAACAGCGCGCCGAAGCCGCGCCCGCGGGACGGCGCGCGAGCCCCGAGGGGCGAAGCGCGCCCGGGCCCCGCGTAGCAGGGGTGGGGCCCCGACGAGCTTCGCTCGGCGGGGCGGGGGCGCAGCCCCCGTCAGGACATGGCTAAACCATGGCGTGATTCGCGACACCGAAGGTGATCGCGAGTCACGAACCATGGTTTAGTACGGAGCGTGCATGGTCCGCCGGCAGCGGCCGTGCGAGGCCGCGGGGAGGCGGCCTGCCATGCGCATCGCGCTCCTCACCGCCGGCTCCCGTGGCGACGTCCAGCCCTACCTCGCGCTCGCGCGGGCGCTCGCGCGGTCCGGCCACGCCTGCACGCTCGTCACGCAGCGCGTGTTCGCACCGCTCGCGGCGGAGTACGGCGTCACGTTTCACGCAGCGGGCGGCGACGACTGGCCGACACCGGAGAGCGTCCGGGAGCGGGTGCGCAATGGCGAGCTCGCGGAGCTCGCGGGCAAGAGGAACAGCTTCTCCCAGCTCTCGCTCGTCGCGGCGCTCTTCGCGCGACACATGACGCGGTTCACGGCCGACGCGCTGCCGGCCTGCGAGGGCGTGGACGCGGTGGCGTTCGCGCCGATGGCGGCCGTCGCGGGCCACTCCCTCGCCGAGAAGCTCCGGGTCCCCTTCGTGCCGGCGCTGCTCGCGCCGGCCTTCTCCACCCGCGAGTTCCCGAGCGTCCTGTTCCCCCCGCGCGCGAGCTTCATCCCCGGCTACAACCGCCTGAGCCACTGGGCGGCGGAGCGCCTCCTGTGGCGCCTCAACCGGGAGAGCGCGATCCGGCTGCGGCGCGACGTCCTGGGGCTCCCCCCTTACCCGCGCTCCGCCTTCGAGCTCATGCATCGAGCCGAGCCGCCGGTGCTCGTCGGCGTGAGCCCGAACGTCGTGCCGCGGCCGCGGGACTGGGCCCCGTACCTGCACCTGACCGGCTACTGGTTCCTCGACGAGCCGTCCGGGTGGAACCCGCCGGCGAGGATCGCTCGGTTCCTCGCGTCGGGCTCGCCGCCCGTCTGCGTCGGCTTCGGCAGCATGGTGAGCGAAGATCCGAGGGGCGACGTCCGGATCGTCGCGGAGGCGCTCGATCGTGTCGGTCGACGCGGGATCCTCCTGTCCGGCTGGGCCGGCCTCGACGACCACGCCGCGGACCTCCCGTCGAGCATCCTGCCGCTCGACTCCATCCCTCACTCCTGGCTGTTCCCGCGCGTCGCCGCAGTCGTGCACCACGGCGGCGCCGGGACCACCGCGGCTGCCCTCCGCGCCGGGGTCCCGCAGGTCGTCGTGCCGTTCATCACCGATCAGCCGTTCTGGGGCGACCGGGTGCGGCGCCTGGGCGTCGGACCGGCGCCGATCCCGCGTGCACGCCTCACGGCGGAACGACTGGCCAGGGCGATCGCGTGCGCCCTCGAGCGCGGGGCGATGACGGCGCGCGCGCGGGACCTCGGCCACACGATCCGCGCGGAGGACGGCGCGCGCCTCGCGGTGGAGATCCTCGAGCGGGAGCTGGGGCGCGGGCGGCGCCGGGCGCCCGGATGATCACGTGCGGGCTACGCCCGCCCCGTCGATCTCACGGTCGGGCACGGCTGCGTGGGCTCCACTTCGTCGTGACCTTGGCGTACCACGCTCGCCGGGCGCGCCGCCCGCCCGGCCGCGGTGGTCGCCTACAGGCGCCTCGCGGGCTTCGGCTCCCCGCGATCGCCGCGGGCGCGAGGCGAGCGGTCCTCGAGCGGACCGGCTCCCCTGCCGTAGACGTGACGATACGCCCCGTAGCTCCCGAGGACGCGCTTCACGTAGTCCCGCGTCTCCGTGATGGGGATCTTCTCGACCCACACGTCGACGTCCTCGTCCGGCCTCGCCCGCACCCATCGCCACACCGCGACCGGGCCCGCGTTGTAGGCCGCCACCGCCCGGACCATCGAGCCCTCGTACTCCGAGAGCAGCTCCGCGAGGTAGGCCGCGCCCAGGCGGATGTTGAGCGCAGGCCGGTGCAGCATGCCCGGGTTCACGCGGCCGAGCTTCAGCCCGCGCGCCACGTCCTGCGCGGTGCGCGGCATCAGCTGCGTGAGGCCGCGGGCACCGGTCGCCGAGCGCGCCCACGGGTTGAAGCGGCTCTCCTCCCGCATCAGCGCCTGCAGGAGATCCGGATCGACGCTCGAGGCCTTCGCCCATCGCTCGACCAGGCTCCGGAAGGGCAGCGGGTACGTCGCGCGCCAGACGTCGGCGGTGCGATCGTCGATCCCGCCCGTCAGCGTGCGCCCGAGCGTGGTGCGCGCGACGTAGGCGGCGGCCGCGGAGCTCCCGCTTCGCTGCAGGGCTTCCACGAGCAGGCGCGCCGCGTCCTCGGGCAGGCTGCGCCGATCGATGGCGAGCAGCTCGGCCGCGCCGTCGGGCAGCTGCATCCGCAGGAGCTCCACCCCCGCGAGGAACCGCGGGTCGTCCCCCAGCGGCCCCGCCTCCAGCGGCCACACCGTCGCCGCCGCGTAGGACGACGCCGTGCGGTGGGACGCCACGAGCGGCGCGAGGTCGGGGAGCCGCGCGCGGGCGAGCAGGCCGTACCACTCCGCGGGGTGATCGGCGGCCAGCGCGGCGAACGCGGGCGCGGCCGCGGCGTCGCCCTTGTCCGCGAGCGTGCGCGCCCGCCAGTAGCGCGACCGGAGGCGCTGCTCGCGCCCGAGGCCGGGGAGGCGGTCCAGCCGGTCGAGCGCGGCGAGCGCCTCCTCGTGCGCGCCGGCCGTCCGGTGCTCCCACGCGAGCCGGAAGAGCGCCTCGGGAGCGAAGTTGCCCGTGGCGTAGCGGGCGGCCACCTGCTCGAGTCGCTCCAGCGCGACGGCCCGTCGTCCGCCGCGCAGGTCGAGCTCGGCGGCGAAGAACAGCGCGTCGTCGGCGAAGGCGTGGCCGGGGTACTCGTGCGCCAGCGCCTCGTAGGTGCGCACCGCGTCCTGCCCGATCACCGACTGCGAATACCCGAGCACGTACATCGCCTGAGGCCGAAGCTCGGAGCTCTTGCACGCCTCGACCATCGGTCCGAGCTCCGCGGCTGCCTTGCGGTGCTGCCGCTCCTTCCGGAGCGCGTTGCCGATCACGAACGACGCGGTGCAGGCGTGCTCGTCGGGCAGCGGGGTCTTCACCTGCCGCGCCAGCCGCAACGCCTCG includes:
- a CDS encoding proline--tRNA ligase; translated protein: MPVVRLSQAFVPTLKEAPADAQVASHKLLVRAGFIRQLGAGIYDYLPLAKRTLAKIEAIVREEMDAIGGQEFYLPALHPAEIWKESGRWEVMGDNMFRLKDRKNGDYCLGMTHEEIFTAIARDELRSYRQLPQVWYQIQTKFRDEPRPKSGLLRVRQFTMKDAYSFDVDRAGLDKSYEDQRRAYERIFTRCGLDFVAVQAHSGAMGGSESSEFMVRTDAGEDLVAACPRCRYAANTETATSRLASEQDGAGLPKPEKFATPGVVTIEALEQPPYGVAARRQLKTLVYVADEKLVVAVVRGDQELNEAKLQTATGAQVIRPAHPEEIPSLMGARAGSLGAVGFSRAKVFVDPSLADRKDMVTGANEDGFHLRGVEVRRDVLTGPHATVAELRTVRAGEGCPRCDGTLDVFKALEVGHIFKLGTKYSESMKATVLDADGKAVPIVMGSYGIGVERIMAAAIELHHDELGIRWPPAIAPFQATVLTLGPEPELKKAADELVKALSDAGLEVLHDDREERAGVKFKDADLVGIPLRISVGKKGLAEGKVEWKLRGDKAVELVPLAEVARRAAEHVRAGR
- a CDS encoding DUF4388 domain-containing protein, coding for MRARLSVGRDGEVLVPPREAEALGLGGGGEVDLVSARGAFALLVPARGDEAPRAWFAGSLAALTVPEVIQFVFTSLKTGVLLLAFGEDAARAAPDTPDRLRRKSIYFRDGQVVFASSSDPSDRLGPVLLREGLVGEEELARCARLARAGRPLGQVLVDEGVLGPGQLYEGVTRQVREIVLGAFAELTGEFAFLEGPVDDATAVKLPERTRELLLAGMKRLEEAEAARAAATTPGPGEPEVTIEIAPPEPAAPARASGPFETYRRIFRRVHAALAAVTPDAADRLNGYLAQLPDKRRAPFAGVHVQHDGDLDVAQVLGNVSAAGAHRGAAARARALEALDELLAFALFEAKNRLPREEAERLLREVGRMQVGKG
- the pyrF gene encoding orotidine-5'-phosphate decarboxylase translates to MQPKDRICAAIDFPSWSAAEPFARAVAPEVGMLKVGLELFVAEGPPVVRAAAALGRPVFLDLKLHDIPNTVEGAARSAAASGASLLTVHASGGAEMVRAAVRGAGPGVRVLAVTVLTSLDAAALDAIGLAGPPEDAVVRLARLAVGAGAGGIVCSPHEVAAVRAAVGAGPLLVIPGVRPAGAAKGDQARVATPAEAVRSGADVLVIGRPLREGGDPGAAARAIAGTL
- a CDS encoding alpha/beta fold hydrolase, with amino-acid sequence MPELFPGFTVHDLETRGARIHARAGGSGPPVLLLHGYPQTHAIWHRVAGPLAARFSVVAADLRGYGDSGKPPSAPDHAPYSKRAMAQDLVEAMGLLGFESFHVVGHDRGARVGHRLSVDHAARARSLTVLDIAPTLAMYEQTDMDFARAYYHWFFLIQPEPLPERLIGADPGFFLREKLRGWSQGRWPFEAAAFAEYLRCFEDPATIHASCEDYRAAATIDLEHDRADRDAGRRVRCPVLASWGERGTVHRCFRPLEEWRRVADGDVGGGPLPSGHYLPEEVPELLLRELLPFLERAETAPRA
- a CDS encoding peroxiredoxin codes for the protein MPLRINDEAPNFTAQTTQGPIDFHQWIGNQWVILFSHPKDFTPVCTTELGYMARIKPEFDRRNTKVIGLSVDSVADHARWAHDIQETQGAAPNYPIIGDADFEVSKLYDMLPATVSGDAKARTPADNQTVRTVFLIGPDKRIKLILMYPMTTGRNFDEVLRVLDSIQLTAKYRVATPANWHQGDDVIIAGSVSDEEARRQYPEGWRAPRPYLRFVHQPTR
- a CDS encoding SRPBCC domain-containing protein encodes the protein MSTPGMIHLEHVYPHPPAAVWRALTDPELHARWWAAGDVRPVVGHRFTLDMGRFGKQPCEVTAVEHERLFSYRFATGSLDTTVTWRLSAEGEGTRLSLTHEGFDLDSPLARGAWEGMKGGWPAILERLGAALGA
- a CDS encoding helix-turn-helix transcriptional regulator; the encoded protein is MPQPDVFSALANPVRRNILMQLRKGPRAVKDLAAGFDVGRPAISEHLQVLRQARLVREEPRGRERYYHLDPRPLSEVDTWLEAFSRYWERRLVALGEVLDKEKTR
- a CDS encoding glycosyltransferase, with the protein product MRIALLTAGSRGDVQPYLALARALARSGHACTLVTQRVFAPLAAEYGVTFHAAGGDDWPTPESVRERVRNGELAELAGKRNSFSQLSLVAALFARHMTRFTADALPACEGVDAVAFAPMAAVAGHSLAEKLRVPFVPALLAPAFSTREFPSVLFPPRASFIPGYNRLSHWAAERLLWRLNRESAIRLRRDVLGLPPYPRSAFELMHRAEPPVLVGVSPNVVPRPRDWAPYLHLTGYWFLDEPSGWNPPARIARFLASGSPPVCVGFGSMVSEDPRGDVRIVAEALDRVGRRGILLSGWAGLDDHAADLPSSILPLDSIPHSWLFPRVAAVVHHGGAGTTAAALRAGVPQVVVPFITDQPFWGDRVRRLGVGPAPIPRARLTAERLARAIACALERGAMTARARDLGHTIRAEDGARLAVEILERELGRGRRRAPG
- a CDS encoding transglycosylase SLT domain-containing protein, which gives rise to MLVGAMWATAAPAQEAEGDAPVAESQLEDLLESASRSQGVTRRYTEGDFAPYFASGELAEAKALFDRGSHARARARLRGEQPPVRYLRAVSALRDAPASAVVELRALADDYPRMRDHCLFHAARALERLRKRRAAADVYAQVSPGSTLYAEARLGRSRVLERGLDLDGALDALVPLRELPAIPRHDAVRRKALLAAARLCQKKGDYPCEHRAMLELWATSPLSREAKVVWERLKELPIPNRWRLRRAESFLAFHDNLEALRLARQVKTPLPDEHACTASFVIGNALRKERQHRKAAAELGPMVEACKSSELRPQAMYVLGYSQSVIGQDAVRTYEALAHEYPGHAFADDALFFAAELDLRGGRRAVALERLEQVAARYATGNFAPEALFRLAWEHRTAGAHEEALAALDRLDRLPGLGREQRLRSRYWRARTLADKGDAAAAPAFAALAADHPAEWYGLLARARLPDLAPLVASHRTASSYAAATVWPLEAGPLGDDPRFLAGVELLRMQLPDGAAELLAIDRRSLPEDAARLLVEALQRSGSSAAAAYVARTTLGRTLTGGIDDRTADVWRATYPLPFRSLVERWAKASSVDPDLLQALMREESRFNPWARSATGARGLTQLMPRTAQDVARGLKLGRVNPGMLHRPALNIRLGAAYLAELLSEYEGSMVRAVAAYNAGPVAVWRWVRARPDEDVDVWVEKIPITETRDYVKRVLGSYGAYRHVYGRGAGPLEDRSPRARGDRGEPKPARRL